Proteins from one Trichoplusia ni isolate ovarian cell line Hi5 chromosome 9, tn1, whole genome shotgun sequence genomic window:
- the LOC113497797 gene encoding E3 ubiquitin-protein ligase HECTD1 isoform X3 has product MAEVDPETLLEWLLTGQGDERDMQLIALEQLCMLLLMSDNVDRCFESCPPRTFLPALCKIFLDECAPDNVLEVTARAITYYLDVSAECTRRIVAIEGAVKAICSRLLTVDPNNRTSKDLAEQCIKVLELVCTREAGAVWEGGGLPAVLHFITHHGTSVHKDTLHSAMAVVSRVCGKMEPGDARVGDAVSSLSALLCHNDARVADAALRCFASLADRFARAHADPAPLAEHGLIEELVRRLGSAESGDDKCSAPAVSTTVSLLSTLCRGSAQITHDLVRLELCSAVEAAVQADERWCLECMRLVDLLLVLLCEGRHAIQNGSTRNGSSTSGSSGSGGASGEGSSASGSGARGDKSHRQLIDCIRGKDTDALLAAVSSGAVDVNFTDDVGQTLLNWASAFGTREMVEFLCEKGADVNRGQRSSSLHYAACFGRPAIAKVLLRYGANADLRDEDGKTPLDKARERHDQGHREVAAILQCPGEWLVVGNHDSPSPSNDDDFPETGDKEMAAVYLERLVPVFCSRYLGAGGAGVRRACLSLVRKMVHYAPARLLRAISLRRDPPAAALLTQLVAAVLDNAGELGAWRRGPARVLRSRYIRPPADDDDGHLIVLGIAEELMVKASDIYLEQFARLGVFSKVEGLAAAPAAFLTSDSENSNIPGCSEDASCLSSGVGYSWAEWSLCRGRDALYVWSDAAALELSTGSNGWFRFLLDGKLATMYSSGSPEHQTDNTENRGEFIDKLQRARASVKNTVPQPILSKPGAAKLIIGNWALSCKKEKELQIHNTDGQQQTTILREDLPGFIFESNRGTKHSFTAETFLGPELASGWTDRRTVTPHNAVNVSRSRLAAKAEALKAQVCERARALYSRHLANAATRQPRPPVARLRALLARMQRLATQPTDDWQRELNESLEQLTELLCGDELLSAYELQSSGLAPSLLQVLSPQANDSPGQAGERARLVRAWVSRSGGAGGAGGVLAARLVAVLESVERLPVHAPGGDAPPPSAGTLHHLTKRIRLRIERATDESTEDTTTNNGNNAGRNLKVEALTTVRQLERFLAKSVARQWYDMERTSFNFVQKIKTEAPMVFNYDHDFDENGILYFIGSNGGTCEWVNPGAHSLVSVWSSDGRQLPYGRAEDALSRSPEPLNVHTNDDRRAFIAVDLGLQVVPSAYTLRHARGYGRSALRNWLFQMSTDGITWSTLLAHNDEQALQEPGSTATWRLRADAPYRYLRIQQNGKNASGQSHYLSLSGLEIYGKVVGVSDNAPRQCGGPNGGTSTTPAGGAAGGAAGAAGAAGGGARARRWSRGARGVCAGARVLRGPDWKWRDQDGAHPALGTVTSDLHNGWVDVRWDHGGRNSYRMGAEGKFDLKVVSGGATGGAACGEAKQGRKSHSTPSLPDATAVDHQVSVASTEQASSADNISSEEMASNMSRPRTHATDLSAINNSTHHINTDLATIVESLTLGAESNNCMADLGNTSFTNMELGPTSITDITKPYPAKEPVPETNTQEEREARRREGDAVRNSANALLSSDLLALPASLLHTLRNNANRLHIQCEDNDAADGQYGDHKKDSQSGGSGAMSASEPDLTQQGAARLLESLGVGRGAGAGRGANPQRATRTNHSTSLFPSLVRLALSSNFPGGLLSAAQSYPSLVPNAQNALTLSLTSTSSESEQWLQVSLEDFLESCRAPALLTELEDDDEGDDALDSDKENEPTYQEVVSRNLLSLMEEEALEAVRGSSGQGGRQRKPWDDDFVLKRQFSALIPAFDPRPGRTNLNQTVDLEIPLNESSDGEESSSSDCGQAGAGGSAGAAGGGGRLPALRLVLSAAGASVALERPNWTLYRAVLALNARLPLADTHRDLTYTLTYKEIEGMETFASSSDSEDDEPCDPERGIAGAEGAEGAMATCCVRVLRRLRAAAPSLPPEAFVSTKLTNKLHQQLQEPLTLAAAATPLWCQQLNDWCPFLFPLETRQMFFACTAFGTSRTIVWLQAQRDRALDRQRSGNTVSPRRAELEATEFRMGRLRHERVRIPRQPDLLRSAMQVMRVHAGRKSVLEVEFAGEEGTGLGPTLEFYALVAAELQRADLAMWLNDSPHAAADHDSAPHHLVLPDEKPPGYYVTRAGGLFPAPLPQDSPVCDKVCKYFWFLGVFLAKVLQDGRLVDLPLSEPFLRIMCGEELTNDCLEEIDPIRHRFLQSVLAAAENYDLLMRDQSLEVEERARRIAELTVEGASFEQLALTMTHVAAHTDAAVAVQPLTDNGENIEVGPANARAYAEASARWMTRGGVRRQAAAFRRGFGAVFPPRRLRAFCAAELRLLLCGERGPVWTRDHLLQYTEPKLGYTRDSPGFLRLVDVLVEMSLRERKAFLQFATGCSSLPPGGLANLHPRLTVVRKVDAGDGSYPSVNTCVHYLKLPEYSCKEVLRERLLAATNERGFHLN; this is encoded by the exons aTGGCGGAAGTGGATCCAGAGACCCTGTTAGAATGGCTGCTGACTGGACAGGGTGATGAGCGTGACATGCAACTCATTGCTCTTGAACAACTTTGCATGTTACTGCTTATGTCTGATAATGTTGACAGATGCTTTGAAAG TTGTCCTCCAAGAACATTTCTCCCAGCATTGTGCAAAATATTCCTTGATGAATGTGCACCAGATAATGTTCTAGAGGTTACAGCTAGGGCAATAACTTACTATTTGGATGTTTCTG CTGAATGTACTAGACGAATTGTAGCCATAGAAGGCGCAGTAAAGGCAATCTGCAGCAGATTGCTCACAGTTGATCCTAATAACCGAACCAGCAAGGATCTTGCTGAGCAGTGCATTAAA GTACTGGAGTTGGTCTGCACCAGGGAGGCAGGTGCTGTGTGGGAAGGTGGTGGCCTACCTGCAGTCTTACATTTTATCACTCACCATGGTACATCTGTTCATAAAGACACCCTGCACTCAGCCATGGCTGTTGTGTCAAG GGTTTGTGGTAAAATGGAACCGGGAGACGCTCGTGTGGGTGACGCAGTTTCGTCACTATCGGCTTTACTGTGCCATAATGACGCGCGTGTGGCTGACGCCGCACTCAGGTGTTTCGCGTCACTTGCTGACAGATTCGCGCGCGCGCATGCTGACCCTGCTCCCCTCGCCGAACACG GTTTGATAGAAGAACTCGTTCGGCGTCTAGGAAGTGCTGAAAGTGGCGATGATAAATGTTCTGCTCCAGCTGTCTCGACTACCGTTAGTTTGCTCTCTACACTGTGCCGTGGATCTGCACAAATTACTCAC GATCTCGTGCGTCTGGAATTATGTTCAGCCGTTGAAGCCGCGGTGCAAGCCGACGAGCGCTGGTGTCTAGAGTGCATGCGGCTCGTAGATTTATTGCTAGTTCTACTATGTGAAGGACGTCATGCTATACAGAA CGGGTCGACTCGTAACGGCAGCTCGACGTCTGGGTCGAGCGGGTCTGGCGGTGCGAGCGGCGAGGGCTCGTCGGCCAGCGGCAGCGGCGCGCGCGGTGACAAGTCGCACCGCCAGCTCATCGACTGCATCCGCGGCAAGGACACGGACGCTCTGCTGGCCGCCGTCTCCAGCGGAGCTGTCGACGTCAACTTCACTGATGATGTCGGACAGACTCTCCTCAACTGGGCGTCGGCTTTCGGAACCAGGGAAATGGTCGAGTTTCTTTGCGAAAAAG GCGCTGACGTGAATCGTGGTCAACGTAGTTCATCTCTGCATTACGCTGCTTGTTTCGGCCGCCCAGCCATTGCTAAAGTGCTACTACGTTATGGTGCAAATGCAGATTTACGAGATGAAGATGGTAAAACACCTCTTGACAAAGCACGGGAACGTCACGATCAAG GGCACAGGGAAGTAGCAGCCATATTGCAGTGTCCAGGCGAGTGGTTGGTAGTTGGCAATCATGATTCTCCTTCACCATCCAATGACGATGATTTTCCAGAAACTGGAGACAAAGAAATGGCTGCAGTTTATCTAGA ACGGCTGGTGCCGGTGTTCTGCTCGCGCTACctgggcgcgggcggcgcgggcgtgcGGCGCGCCTGCCTGTCGCTGGTGCGCAAGATGGTGCACTACGCGCCCGCGCGCCTGCTGCGCGCCATCTCGCTGCGCCGCgacccgcccgccgccgcgctgctcaCGCAGCTCGTGGCCGCCGTGCTCGACAACGCC GGCGAGCTGGGCGCGTGGCGGCGCGGCCCGGCGCGAGTGCTGCGCAGCCGCTATATCCGCCCGCCTGCG GATGACGATGACGGCCATCTTATCGTGCTTGGGATCGCTGAAGAGTTGATGGTGAAAGCCTCGGACATATACCTGGAACAGTTCGCACGGCTCGGCGTATTTAGCAAGGTCGAAGGCTTGGCTGCAGCTCCAGCTGCATTTCTGACATCTGATAGTGAAAATTCTAATATTCCCG GCTGCAGTGAAGACGCTTCCTGCTTGTCAAGCGGCGTGGGTTACTCGTGGGCGGAGTGGTCGCTGTGCCGCGGGCGCGACGCGCTGTACGTGTGGAGCGACGCGGCCGCGCTCGAGCTCAGCACGGGCAGCAACGGATGGTTCCGCTTCCTCCTCGACGGAAAACTCGCCACCATGTACTCTAGCGGCAGCCCCGAACATCAGACCGACAACACCG aaaatcgTGGTGAATTTATTGATAAACTCCAAAGAGCACGTGCTTCAGTGAAAAATACGGTTCCACAACCAATTTTATCCAAACCCGGAGCagctaaattaattattggaaACTGGGCTCTGTCATGTAAAAA GGAAAAAGAACTTCAAATTCACAATACGGATGGACAACAGCAAACTACGATACTGCGAGAAGATTTGCCAGGATTTATCTTCGAGTCTAACAGGGGCACTAAACATTCATTTACAGCGGAGACATTTTTAG GGCCGGAGTTGGCGAGCGGCTGGACTGACCGAAGGACGGTGACGCCCCACAATGCTGTTAACGTCAGTCGATCAAGACTGGCTGCCAAGGCTGAAGCTCTCAAAGCTCAG gtATGCGAACGTGCTCGTGCACTTTATTCACGACACTTGGCGAACGCTGCTACTCGTCAGCCACGTCCACCTGTAGCAAGACTGCGGGCCTTACTGGCGCGAATGCAGCGTCTAGCTACGCAGCCTACTG ATGATTGGCAAAGGGAATTGAACGAGTCTCTGGAACAACTGACAGAGCTCTTGTGTGGTGATGAACTGCTCTCTGCGTACGAGTTACAGTCATCTGGTCTCGCACCTTCGCTATTACAAGTACTGTCGCCGCAAGCTAATG ACAGCCCGGGGCAGGCGGGCGAGCGCGCGCGGCTGGTGCGCGCGTGGGTGTCGcgcagcggcggcgcgggcggcgcgggcggcgtgcTGGCGGCACGCCTGGTGGCCGTGCTGGAGAGCGTGGAGCGCCTGCCCGTGCACGCGCCGGGGGGCGACGCGCCGCCGCCCTCCGCCGGCACGCTGCACCATCTCACCAAGCGCATCAG GTTACGCATTGAACGCGCAACTGATGAGAGTACTGAGGATACGACGACAAACAATGGAAACAACGCTGGTAGAAATCTGAAAGTCGAGGCTTTGACTACAGTTCGTCAATTAGAGAGGTTCCTTGCGAAGTCAGTCGCTAGGCAGTGGTACGACATGGAGCGAACCAGTTTTAACTTCGTGCAAAAGATAAAAACAGAAGCACCTATGGTGTTCAATTATGAT CACGATTTCGACGAGAATGGTATTCTTTACTTTATCGGCAGTAATGGGGGTACTTGTGAATGGGTCAATCCCGGTGCTCACTCCTTAGTAAGCGTTTGGTCCTCCGATGGTAGACAACTGCCTTACGGCCGAGCCGAAGATGCCTTGTCAAGGTCTCCGGAGCCACTGAACGTGCACACCAACGATGATAGACGAGCGTTTATAGCAGTAGATCTAGGCTTACAAGTGGTGCCTTCCGCGTATACATTACGACATGCTCGCGGCTATGGACGGTCAGCACTCAGAAACTGGTTATTCCAA ATGTCGACGGACGGTATAACGTGGAGCACGCTGCTGGCGCACAACGACGAGCAGGCGCTGCAGGAGCCGGGCAGCACCGCCACCTGGCGGCTGCGCGCCGACGCGCCCTACCGCTACCTGCGCATACAGCAGAATGGGAAGAACGCCAGCGGGCAGAGCCACTACCTCTCCCTCTCCGGCCTGGAGATCTATGGAAAG GTGGTAGGCGTCAGCGACAACGCGCCACGTCAGTGCGGCGGCCCCAACGGCGGCACGAGCACGAcgccggcgggcggcgcggcgggaggcgcggcgggcgcggcgggcgcggcgggcggcggcgcgcgcgccaggCGCTGGTCGCGGGGCGCGCGCGGCGTGTGCGCGGGCGCGCGCGTGCTGCGCGGCCCCGACTGGAAGTGGCGCGACCAGGACGGCGCGCACCCCGCGCTCGGGACCGTCACCTCCGACCTGCACAACGGCTGGGTCGACGTCAG gtGGGATCACGGAGGACGCAATTCTTATCGTATGGGCGCCGAGGGAAAATTTGATCTGAAGGTAGTGAGTGGTGGCGCTACTGGTGGAGCCGCGTGTGGCGAGGCCAAACAAGGTCGCAAGAGCCACTCAACGCCAAGCCTGCCGGACGCTACTGCCGTTGATCACCAG GTATCGGTGGCATCGACTGAGCAAGCGTCATCTGCAGATAACATATCAAGTGAGGAAATGGCCAGTAACATGTCTCGACCTCGCACACACGCCACAGATTTATCTGCAATTAATAACTCGACACATCATATTAATACAG ATCTTGCAACGATAGTAGAATCGTTGACTCTAGGCGCTGAGAGCAATAACTGTATGGCAGATTTGGGTAATACTTCATTTACAAATATGGAATTGGGACCAACCAGCATCACAGACATTACTAAGCCTTACCCTGCTAAAGAACCTGTACCTGAAACGAATACTCAAGAG GAGCGCGAGGCGCGCCGCCGCGAGGGCGACGCTGTGCGCAACAGTGCCAACGCGCTGCTGTCCAGCGACCTGCTCGCTCTGCCCGCCTCCCTGCTGCACACCCTGCGGAACAATGCCAACCGCCTGCACATACAG tgtGAAGACAACGATGCTGCCGATGGACAATACGGTGACCACAAGAAGGACAGTCAGTCCGGCGGGTCGGGTGCCATGAGCGCTAGTGAACCAGATCTGACGCAACAG GGTGCCGCCAGGCTGCTGGAGTCCCTGGGCgtggggcgcggcgcgggcgcaggtcGCGGCGCCAACCCGCAGCGCGCCACGCGGACTAACCACTCTACTAGTCTGTTCCCCAG TTTGGTGCGCCTGGCCCTATCAAGCAATTTCCCTGGCGGACTATTATCGGCAGCTCAGAGTTATCCATCGCTCGTTCCTAACGCACAAAATGCTCTTACTTTGTCTCTTACATCTACATCGAGTGAAAGTGAACAG TGGCTGCAGGTGTCGCTGGAGGACTTCCTGGAGTCGTGTCGCGCGCCCGCGCTGCTCACCGAGCTGGAGGACGACGATGAGGGCGACGACGCGCTCGACAGCGACAAGGAGAACGAGCCCACCTACCAGGAGGTA gTCTCTCGCAATCTTCTGTCTTTAATGGAGGAGGAAGCTTTAGAGGCAGTCCGCGGCAGCAGCGGTCAGGGTGGCCGCCAGCGTAAGCCATGGGACGATGACTTTGTGCTCAAACGGCAGTTTTCTGCCCTCATACCTGCTTTTGATCCTCGCCCTGGAAGAACCAATTTGAACCAAACAGTCG ATCTGGAGATCCCACTGAACGAGTCATCAGACGGTGAAGAGAGCAGCAGCTCGGACTGCGGgcaggcgggcgcgggcggcagcgcgggcgcggcgggcggcggcgggcgtcTGCCCGCGCTGCGCCTCGTGCTGTCGGCGGCGGGCGCGTCCGTGGCGCTGGAGCGGCCCAACTGGACGCTGTACCGCGCCGTGCTGGCGCTCAACGCGCGCCTGCCGCTCGCCGACACGCACCGCGACCTCACCTACAC ATTGACTTACAAAGAAATCGAAGGGATGGAGACATTCGCTTCTTCCAGCGACAGCGAAGATGACGAACCTTGTGATCCTG AGCGCGGCATCGCGGGCGCGGAGGGCGCGGAGGGCGCGATGGCGACGTGTTGCGTGCGCGTGCTGCGCCGCctgcgcgccgccgcgccgtcgCTGCCGCCCGAGGCCTTCGTGTCCACCAAGCTCACCAACAAGCTGCACCAGCAGCTGCAGGAGCCGCTCacgctggccgccgccgccacgcCGCTATG gTGTCAGCAACTGAATGACTGGTGTCCATTCCTGTTCCCTCTGGAAACTCGTCAAATGTTCTTCGCTTGTACGGCTTTCGGAACTTCTCGTACAATTGTCTGGTTGCAAGCGCAGAGGGATCGCGCTCTAGACCGGCAAAG ATCTGGTAACACTGTATCCCCACGCCGCGCCGAATTGGAAGCGACCGAGTTCCGAATGGGACGTCTGCGTCATGAGCGTGTGAGGATACCTCGGCAACCCGATCTGTTGCGGTCTGCTATGCag GTGATGCGCGTGCACGCGGGCCGCAAGTCCGTGCTGGAGGTGGAGTTCGCGGGCGAGGAGGGCACGGGGCTGGGCCCCACGCTGGAGTTCTACGCGCTCGTGGCGGCCGAGCTGCAGCGCGCCGACCTGGCCATGTGGCTCAACGACTCGCCGCACGCCGCCGCCGACCACGACTCCGCGCCGCACCATCTCGTGTTGCCCGACG aaaaacctCCGGGTTATTACGTGACGCGAGCTGGTGGTCTGTTCCCGGCACCACTTCCTCAAGATTCACCCGTCTGTGATAAAGTTTGCAAATATTTCTGGTTCCTCGGAGTATTCTTAGCTAAG GTACTACAAGATGGAAGACTTGTCGATTTGCCGCTTTCAGAACCTTTCCTGCGTATCATGTGCGGCGAAGAATTGACTAATGACTGTCTGGAGGAAATCGATCCGATCAGACATCG TTTCCTGCAAAGCGTGTTGGCGGCGGCGGAGAACTATGACTTGTTGATGCGCGACCAGTCGCTGGAGGTGGAGGAGCGCGCGCGCCGCATTGCCGAGCTCACGGTGGAGGGCGCCAGCTTCGAGCAGCTCGCGCTCACCATGACGCACGTGGCCGCGCACACCGACGCCGCCGTCGCTGTGCAGCCGCTCACCGACAACGGAGAGAACATCGAG GTGGGCCCAGCGAACGCGCGCGCCTACGCGGAGGCGAGCGCGCGCTGGATGACGCGCGGCGGCGTGCGGCGGCAGGCGGCCGCCTTCCGGCGCGGCTTCGGCGCCGTGTTCCCGCCGCGCCGCCTGCGCGCCTTCTGCGCCGCCGAGCTGCGCCTGCTGCTGTGCGGCGAGCGCGGGCCCGTCTGGACGCGCGACCATCTGCTGCAGTACACCGAGCCCAAGCTCGGCTACACGCGCGACAG TCCCGGTTTCCTTCGTCTCGTGGATGTGCTCGTGGAGATGTCCCTCCGTGAACGTAAGGCATTCTTACAATTTGCAACGGGCTGCAGCAGTCTCCCGCCTGGTGGACTCGCTAATCTGCACCCTAGACTCACTGTAGTGCGAAAG gtTGATGCTGGTGATGGATCCTACCCCTCTGTGAATACTTGCGTTCACTACCTGAAACTACCTGAGTACTCTTGCAAGGAAGTTCTGCGGGAAAGACTGCTCGCAGCCACCAACGAGCGTGGCTTCCATCTCAACTAG